One genomic region from Cellulomonas hominis encodes:
- a CDS encoding ABC transporter permease, which produces MNGGTGRFVARRAGTLAAAVVVALGVWVAVLEMFDVSPLIGKRPWDVFAYVVTAEGAADHRATIAADLAVTVRDAGIGYVVGLAAAFVLAVVFCVSPVLERIVMPTAMVLRSIPLVVLTPLITLIFGIGQAGVTAIVILVVFLPALANILYGLRSVSGEHRDLVLAYGGSSWTVLRKVALPAAVPSTLASARIAVPSAVTGAMIAEWLSTGEGLGGAISKAAGSFGYDAMWASAITVAAVTMLAYAVLSIADAVVTERMGQLT; this is translated from the coding sequence GTGAACGGCGGCACGGGGCGGTTCGTCGCCCGCCGGGCCGGCACCCTCGCGGCGGCCGTGGTCGTCGCGCTCGGCGTCTGGGTGGCCGTGCTCGAGATGTTCGACGTCAGCCCGCTGATCGGCAAGCGGCCGTGGGACGTGTTCGCCTACGTCGTCACCGCCGAGGGCGCCGCGGACCACCGCGCGACCATCGCCGCGGACCTCGCGGTCACGGTCCGGGACGCGGGCATCGGCTACGTCGTCGGCCTCGCCGCCGCGTTCGTCCTGGCCGTCGTGTTCTGCGTGTCGCCGGTGCTGGAGCGGATCGTCATGCCGACCGCCATGGTGCTGCGGTCGATCCCGCTGGTGGTGCTGACCCCGCTGATCACGCTGATCTTCGGGATCGGGCAGGCGGGCGTGACGGCCATCGTCATCCTCGTGGTGTTCCTGCCCGCGCTCGCGAACATCCTGTACGGGCTGCGCAGCGTCTCCGGCGAGCACCGCGACCTGGTGCTCGCGTACGGCGGCTCGTCCTGGACGGTGCTGCGCAAGGTGGCCCTGCCGGCGGCCGTGCCGTCGACGCTGGCCTCCGCGCGGATCGCCGTCCCGTCGGCGGTGACCGGCGCGATGATCGCCGAGTGGCTGTCCACCGGCGAGGGCCTCGGCGGCGCGATCTCGAAGGCCGCGGGCTCGTTCGGGTACGACGCGATGTGGGCCTCCGCGATCACGGTGGCCGCGGTGACGATGCTGGCGTACGCGGTGCTGAGCATCGCCGACGCCGTGGTCACCGAGCGGATGGGGCAGCTCACGTGA
- a CDS encoding N-acyl-D-amino-acid deacylase family protein, producing the protein MTDVTLVLRGGTVVDGTGAAPVVADVALAGDRIAAVGPGLAAPAGARVLDVRGLVVAPGFVDAHTHSDVVPFMAEPQPFKVLQGVTTEVVGNCGNSAAPLVDERAVDLHQPISSTVAAGVGRHRPRTFAEYLDAVERHGPTNHVASLVGHSTLRISANGMAERLAPGALDRMVALAEGAFAEGAFGLSSGLIYAPGVYADADEVAALAAVAARWGRPYATHMRDEGDGLADSLAETFGVARRTGVRVQVSHCKAAGRRNHGRAGELLAALRAARAEGIDVHGDAYPYTTGESFLTALLPAEAQVGGRAALVARLSDPATRAALAARALAGGPGAGSWTQTTPAGVLLSMHADTALLGRSVAEVAARRGIEPWEALCDLVLADPGAMMVYELMAEADVREILADPLVAVGSDNSVPVGHAHQRGWGCFPTVLGRYVRDLGVLDLPEAVRSMTSLAVDALGLPGRGRLLPGLLADVAVVDPATIGHAGTPQRPWERPTGVRYTVLAGRVVVDDGEFTGVRAGRVLRAGRPEPTGARG; encoded by the coding sequence GTGACCGACGTGACGCTGGTGCTGCGCGGGGGGACCGTCGTCGACGGCACCGGCGCGGCCCCGGTCGTCGCGGACGTCGCGCTGGCCGGCGACCGGATCGCGGCCGTCGGGCCGGGCCTGGCCGCCCCGGCCGGTGCGCGGGTGCTCGACGTCCGCGGGCTCGTGGTCGCGCCCGGGTTCGTGGACGCGCACACGCACTCGGACGTCGTGCCGTTCATGGCCGAGCCGCAGCCGTTCAAGGTGCTGCAGGGCGTGACCACCGAGGTGGTCGGCAACTGCGGCAACTCGGCCGCCCCGCTGGTGGACGAGCGCGCGGTCGACCTGCACCAGCCCATCTCGAGCACGGTGGCGGCGGGCGTCGGGCGGCACCGGCCCCGCACGTTCGCGGAGTACCTGGACGCCGTCGAGCGCCACGGGCCGACCAACCACGTCGCGTCCCTGGTCGGGCACAGCACGCTGCGGATCAGCGCGAACGGCATGGCCGAGCGGCTGGCCCCGGGCGCCCTGGACCGGATGGTCGCCCTGGCCGAGGGCGCGTTCGCCGAGGGCGCCTTCGGGCTGTCCAGCGGCCTGATCTACGCGCCCGGGGTGTACGCCGACGCCGACGAGGTCGCCGCGCTCGCCGCCGTCGCCGCCCGCTGGGGCCGGCCGTACGCCACCCACATGCGGGACGAGGGCGACGGACTCGCGGACTCGCTGGCCGAGACGTTCGGCGTCGCCCGGCGCACCGGCGTGCGGGTGCAGGTCTCGCACTGCAAGGCCGCCGGCCGCCGCAACCACGGGCGCGCGGGCGAGCTGCTGGCCGCGCTCCGGGCCGCGCGCGCCGAGGGCATCGACGTGCACGGCGACGCCTACCCGTACACGACGGGGGAGAGCTTCCTCACCGCGCTGCTGCCGGCCGAGGCGCAGGTCGGCGGGCGCGCGGCGCTGGTCGCCCGGCTGTCCGACCCCGCGACCCGCGCGGCGCTGGCCGCCCGCGCGCTGGCCGGCGGCCCGGGCGCCGGGTCCTGGACCCAGACGACGCCCGCCGGGGTGCTGCTGAGCATGCACGCCGACACCGCGCTGCTCGGCCGCAGCGTGGCGGAGGTCGCCGCTCGCCGCGGGATCGAGCCGTGGGAGGCGCTCTGCGACCTCGTCCTGGCCGACCCGGGGGCGATGATGGTCTACGAGCTGATGGCCGAGGCGGACGTCCGGGAGATCCTCGCGGACCCGCTGGTGGCCGTCGGCTCGGACAACTCCGTGCCGGTGGGCCACGCGCACCAGCGCGGCTGGGGGTGCTTCCCGACGGTGCTCGGGCGGTACGTCCGCGACCTCGGCGTCCTCGACCTCCCGGAGGCGGTCCGCTCCATGACCTCGCTCGCCGTCGACGCGCTCGGCCTGCCCGGGCGCGGGCGCCTGCTGCCCGGACTGCTCGCCGACGTGGCCGTGGTCGACCCCGCCACCATCGGGCACGCCGGGACGCCGCAACGCCCGTGGGAGCGGCCGACCGGCGTGCGGTACACGGTGCTGGCCGGGCGGGTCGTCGTGGACGACGGGGAGTTCACCGGCGTCCGCGCCGGGCGGGTGCTCCGGGCCGGCCGCCCCGAGCCGACGGGGGCGCGCGGATGA
- a CDS encoding alanine racemase: MTGRRAEAGAGGRGDRTVADLELPAMILHDAAIDRNIRVMADWCRTAGVALAPHAKTHMSRDLVERQAAAGAWGFTAATPAQVRTLAGWGVRRVLHANVLVDPLAIRWVAEHLLAADAATEYLCYVDSDAGLDLLLAELGQLRPARALPLLVELGFAGGRTGVRDDGAALALARRVAASPHVRLAGVSAFEGLMPAGDDPAAPRGAVELLGRVRALVGAIAAEGLVAGVPVVTAGGSSYPDLVLRELAPARWESPVTTVLRSGCYVTHDHGIYARTSPLGSGRGTGALVAAFELRASVLSQPEEGLAVVGFGRREAPTDDRLPVVLGVPGDEGRDVAGWEVTGVNDHHAFLRVPPGTVLAPGTVLRFGISHPCGAFDRWRHLPLVDLDGRVVGEITPAL, translated from the coding sequence ATGACCGGGCGGCGAGCCGAGGCCGGCGCCGGGGGCCGCGGGGACCGCACGGTCGCGGACCTCGAGCTGCCGGCGATGATCCTGCACGACGCGGCGATCGACCGGAACATCCGGGTCATGGCGGACTGGTGCCGCACCGCCGGGGTCGCGCTCGCCCCGCACGCGAAGACGCACATGTCCCGGGACCTCGTGGAGCGCCAGGCCGCCGCCGGCGCGTGGGGGTTCACCGCCGCGACGCCCGCGCAGGTCCGGACGCTCGCGGGCTGGGGCGTGCGGCGGGTGCTGCACGCGAACGTGCTCGTGGACCCGCTCGCGATCCGGTGGGTGGCGGAGCACCTCCTGGCCGCCGACGCGGCGACCGAGTACCTCTGCTACGTCGACAGCGACGCCGGCCTGGACCTGCTGCTGGCCGAGCTCGGGCAGCTGCGGCCCGCGCGGGCGCTGCCGCTGCTCGTGGAGCTCGGGTTCGCGGGCGGGCGCACCGGCGTGCGCGACGACGGCGCGGCGCTGGCGCTGGCCCGGCGGGTCGCCGCGAGCCCGCACGTGCGGCTGGCCGGGGTGTCCGCGTTCGAGGGGCTCATGCCCGCGGGCGACGACCCCGCCGCCCCGCGCGGCGCCGTCGAGCTGCTCGGACGGGTGCGGGCGCTGGTCGGCGCGATCGCCGCGGAGGGACTGGTCGCCGGCGTGCCCGTCGTCACCGCGGGCGGGTCGTCCTACCCCGACCTGGTGCTCCGCGAGCTCGCCCCCGCGCGCTGGGAGAGCCCGGTCACCACCGTGCTCCGCTCCGGCTGCTACGTCACGCACGACCACGGGATCTACGCGCGCACCTCGCCGCTCGGGTCCGGCCGCGGCACCGGCGCGCTGGTCGCCGCGTTCGAGCTGCGTGCCTCCGTCCTGTCCCAGCCGGAGGAGGGCCTGGCGGTCGTCGGCTTCGGCCGCCGCGAGGCGCCCACCGACGACCGGCTGCCCGTGGTGCTCGGCGTCCCCGGCGACGAAGGCCGCGACGTCGCGGGCTGGGAGGTCACGGGGGTCAACGACCACCACGCGTTCCTCCGCGTCCCGCCCGGCACCGTCCTGGCGCCCGGCACCGTCCTGCGGTTCGGCATCAGCCACCCCTGCGGCGCGTTCGACCGCTGGCGGCACCTGCCGCTCGTCGACCTCGACGGCCGCGTGGTCGGCGAGATCACGCCCGCCCTCTGA
- a CDS encoding amidohydrolase family protein, which translates to MSGTEHVLDGLPLWDGDREVGPARLTWSGDRILAVEEAPARHADLSVIPGLVDTHVHLGYPAGPPAADPSAWPILTPPEERSLHVAANALRCARAGVTTLRDLAADSVQLAVGRAFDTGVLAGPRLLSHGQVGMTAGHGDLFVPPHYPHRPPTADSPDECRKLVRVWARSGAAGVKIYTSGGVLSMGDKVGWRNQTREEIRTTVDEAHALGMLVAAHTHTAEGLDIALEEGADSIEHGTGIDPRHLDALVERDLPVAPTLLINDIIAEARRPVSAEAQAKARDVVALRDAGFARAAEAGVRFVLGTDASGQFVQFGDQMEEVREMAAMFGWSAARALRAATSDAADAVRLGGITGRLRAGLGTDFVVLRGRPWEDVTALRVENIVAVVSRGRVVAGALPA; encoded by the coding sequence ATGTCCGGCACCGAGCACGTCCTCGACGGCCTCCCGCTCTGGGACGGCGACCGGGAGGTCGGCCCCGCCCGGCTCACCTGGTCCGGCGACCGCATCCTCGCCGTCGAGGAGGCGCCCGCCCGGCACGCGGACCTCAGCGTGATCCCCGGCCTGGTCGACACGCACGTGCACCTCGGCTACCCGGCCGGCCCGCCCGCCGCGGACCCGTCCGCCTGGCCGATCCTCACCCCGCCGGAGGAGCGGTCGCTGCACGTCGCCGCGAACGCCCTGCGCTGCGCCCGCGCGGGCGTCACCACGCTGCGCGACCTCGCCGCCGACTCGGTCCAGCTCGCCGTGGGCCGGGCGTTCGACACGGGGGTGCTCGCCGGCCCGCGCCTGCTGTCGCACGGCCAGGTCGGGATGACCGCCGGGCACGGCGACCTGTTCGTCCCCCCGCACTACCCGCACCGCCCGCCGACCGCGGACAGCCCGGACGAGTGCCGCAAGCTCGTCCGCGTGTGGGCCCGGTCCGGCGCCGCGGGCGTGAAGATCTACACCTCCGGCGGCGTGCTCTCCATGGGCGACAAGGTCGGCTGGCGGAACCAGACCCGCGAGGAGATCCGCACCACCGTCGACGAGGCGCACGCGCTCGGCATGCTCGTCGCCGCGCACACGCACACCGCCGAGGGCCTCGACATCGCGCTCGAGGAGGGCGCCGACTCGATCGAGCACGGCACCGGCATCGACCCGCGGCACCTGGACGCCCTGGTGGAGCGGGACCTGCCCGTCGCGCCGACGCTGCTGATCAACGACATCATCGCCGAGGCCCGCCGCCCGGTGTCCGCGGAGGCGCAGGCCAAGGCGCGGGACGTCGTCGCCCTGCGGGACGCCGGGTTCGCCCGGGCCGCGGAGGCCGGCGTGCGGTTCGTGCTCGGCACCGACGCGTCCGGGCAGTTCGTGCAGTTCGGCGACCAGATGGAGGAGGTGCGCGAGATGGCCGCCATGTTCGGCTGGTCCGCCGCGCGCGCCCTCCGGGCCGCCACCTCGGACGCCGCGGACGCCGTCCGGCTCGGGGGCATCACGGGGCGGTTGCGGGCCGGGCTGGGCACGGACTTCGTCGTCCTGCGCGGGCGGCCGTGGGAGGACGTCACGGCACTGCGGGTCGAGAACATCGTGGCGGTCGTCTCGCGCGGGCGCGTCGTGGCGGGGGCGCTGCCGGCCTGA
- a CDS encoding NAD(P)/FAD-dependent oxidoreductase: MSTVRESYDYVIVGAGMAGDAAARGIREVDPDGSIAVIGREPTAPVTRPALTKALWTDPEFTFDQVWLHTAEDTGAELILGESVVAIDRAARTVTTDADVTLRYGRLLLATSGHPRRVGGLEESGRVLYFRTVRDYERLRDLAGGGRHVVVVGGGYIGTELAAALAQNDTRVTLVHPQQTLTAATFPAGLAAHLERMYVERGVEVLGGARVASGTSGPDGVTVVLEDGREIAADAAVVGAGIAVETDLARAAGLDVDDGIVVDDRLRTSDPDVFAAGDVAQYPDRILGRRRVEHVDNATTMGRQAGRNLAGADEPYDHTPFFYSDLFEAGYEAVGRLDSSLETVEDWHVEPYDTGVVYYLDGSRVAGVLLWNVWDATDRAREVIAGQQDVRPEALRGLIR; the protein is encoded by the coding sequence GTGAGCACCGTGCGGGAGAGCTACGACTACGTCATCGTCGGGGCGGGCATGGCGGGCGACGCCGCCGCGCGCGGCATCCGCGAGGTGGACCCTGACGGCAGCATCGCGGTGATCGGCCGCGAACCGACCGCCCCGGTGACCCGGCCGGCGCTCACCAAGGCGCTCTGGACCGACCCGGAGTTCACGTTCGACCAGGTCTGGCTGCACACCGCGGAGGACACCGGGGCCGAGCTGATCCTGGGGGAGTCGGTCGTCGCGATCGACCGGGCGGCGCGGACCGTCACGACCGACGCGGACGTCACGCTCCGCTACGGCCGGCTGCTGCTGGCGACCAGCGGGCACCCGCGGCGCGTCGGCGGCCTCGAGGAGTCCGGCCGGGTCCTGTACTTCCGGACCGTCCGGGACTACGAGCGGCTGCGGGACCTCGCGGGCGGCGGGCGGCACGTCGTCGTGGTCGGCGGCGGCTACATCGGCACCGAGCTCGCGGCCGCCCTCGCGCAGAACGACACCCGGGTCACCCTGGTGCACCCGCAGCAGACGCTGACCGCCGCGACGTTCCCGGCCGGGCTCGCGGCGCACCTGGAGCGGATGTACGTCGAGCGGGGCGTCGAGGTGCTCGGCGGCGCGCGGGTCGCCTCCGGCACCTCCGGCCCGGACGGCGTGACGGTCGTGCTGGAGGACGGGCGGGAGATCGCCGCCGACGCCGCGGTCGTGGGCGCCGGCATCGCGGTCGAGACCGACCTCGCGCGCGCCGCCGGCCTGGACGTGGACGACGGCATCGTGGTGGACGACCGGTTGCGGACCTCGGACCCCGACGTGTTCGCGGCGGGCGACGTGGCGCAGTACCCCGACCGGATCCTCGGGCGGCGCCGCGTCGAGCACGTCGACAACGCCACGACCATGGGCCGGCAGGCCGGCCGGAACCTCGCCGGCGCCGACGAGCCGTACGACCACACGCCGTTCTTCTACTCCGACCTGTTCGAGGCCGGGTACGAGGCGGTCGGCCGGCTCGACTCATCGCTCGAGACCGTCGAGGACTGGCACGTCGAGCCGTACGACACCGGCGTCGTCTACTACCTCGACGGCAGCCGGGTCGCCGGGGTGCTGCTCTGGAACGTGTGGGACGCCACCGACCGGGCGCGCGAGGTCATCGCGGGCCAGCAGGACGTGCGGCCGGAGGCGCTGCGGGGCCTCATCCGCTGA
- a CDS encoding PP2C family protein-serine/threonine phosphatase, translating into MPLSLVTALRSVTGAHRAQNQDAAGSATGYAFVADGVGGHAGGDVASWTVAHRLMAALSAAEPRRWTDEDLRSALAVANADLAMRVRREPELAGMATTFTGVFCGEDTMRVLHIGDSRAYLLRDGVGRRVTRDDSLVQLLVDGGVLSAADAAQDPRRNVILHCLAGDTADATHATLLEVDAAAGDRWLMATDGLTDYVPEEKVLALLRAASSPEEAASDLVEAALDADAWDNVSVAVAEVVVGDAAESEPSRVAGSAADEALGAVLA; encoded by the coding sequence ATGCCGCTGTCGCTCGTCACGGCCCTGCGATCCGTCACCGGTGCGCACCGCGCCCAGAACCAGGACGCCGCGGGCTCCGCGACGGGCTACGCGTTCGTGGCCGACGGGGTCGGCGGGCACGCGGGCGGTGACGTCGCGTCCTGGACCGTCGCGCACCGGCTCATGGCCGCGCTCAGCGCCGCCGAGCCGCGCCGGTGGACCGACGAGGACCTGCGCAGCGCCCTGGCCGTCGCGAACGCGGACCTCGCGATGCGGGTGCGGCGCGAGCCGGAGCTCGCCGGGATGGCGACCACGTTCACCGGCGTCTTCTGCGGCGAGGACACCATGCGGGTGCTGCACATCGGCGACTCCCGGGCGTACCTGCTGCGCGACGGCGTCGGGCGCCGCGTGACCCGCGACGACTCCCTCGTGCAGCTCCTCGTCGACGGGGGCGTGCTGTCCGCCGCCGACGCCGCCCAGGACCCCCGGCGCAACGTGATCCTGCACTGCCTGGCCGGCGACACCGCCGACGCCACCCATGCGACGCTGCTCGAGGTGGACGCCGCGGCGGGGGACCGGTGGCTCATGGCGACCGACGGGCTCACCGACTACGTCCCGGAGGAGAAGGTGCTGGCGCTGCTGCGGGCGGCGTCGTCGCCGGAGGAGGCGGCGTCGGACCTGGTCGAGGCGGCGCTGGACGCCGACGCGTGGGACAACGTGAGCGTGGCCGTGGCGGAGGTGGTGGTGGGGGACGCCGCGGAGTCGGAGCCGTCGCGCGTGGCGGGCTCGGCGGCGGACGAGGCCCTGGGCGCGGTCCTGGCCTGA
- a CDS encoding ClpP family protease: protein MLTTAAPPTARTFDDDLAARLLHQRIVVLGQEVDDAVANRVCAQLLLLSAEDPRRDIALYINSPGGSISAALAMYDTMRLIPNDVATLAMGLAASAGQFLLSAGTPGKRNVMAHARVLMHQPSGGIGGTAVDIAIQAQNMAHTKRTMQGLIAEHTGQSVETIERDSDRDRWFTAAEALAYGFVDRVVEHLDDVRPDAAQHRVGL from the coding sequence GTGCTCACCACCGCCGCGCCGCCCACCGCGCGCACCTTCGACGACGACCTGGCCGCCCGCCTGCTGCACCAGCGGATCGTCGTGCTCGGCCAGGAGGTCGACGACGCCGTCGCGAACCGCGTCTGCGCCCAGCTCCTGCTGCTGTCCGCCGAGGACCCGCGCCGCGACATCGCGCTCTACATCAACTCGCCCGGCGGCTCGATCAGCGCCGCGCTCGCGATGTACGACACCATGCGGCTGATCCCGAACGACGTCGCGACGCTCGCGATGGGGCTGGCCGCCAGCGCGGGGCAGTTCCTGCTCAGCGCCGGGACCCCGGGGAAGCGGAACGTCATGGCGCACGCCCGCGTCCTCATGCACCAGCCGTCCGGCGGCATCGGCGGCACGGCCGTCGACATCGCGATCCAGGCGCAGAACATGGCCCACACGAAGCGGACCATGCAGGGCCTCATCGCCGAGCACACCGGGCAGAGCGTCGAGACCATCGAGCGGGACTCCGACCGGGACCGGTGGTTCACGGCGGCCGAGGCCCTGGCGTACGGGTTCGTCGACCGGGTGGTGGAGCACCTGGACGACGTGCGCCCCGACGCCGCGCAGCACCGGGTGGGCCTCTGA
- a CDS encoding ClpP family protease: MAGQYTVPVVVEQRPNGERHSDVFSRLLSDRIIFLGTEIDDGVANVVIAQLLHLQSEDPDKPVHLYLNSPGGSVTALLAIYDTMQYIRPDVATFCLGQAASAAAVLLAAGTPGQRHVLEHARVLLHQPSGGGQGTAADLELQAAEILRLRAQVDEVLSRHTGRTVERLRADTDRDLVLTAQQAVDYGIADTVVTTIKRATPAAA, encoded by the coding sequence ATGGCCGGCCAGTACACGGTCCCCGTCGTGGTCGAGCAGCGGCCGAACGGCGAGCGGCACTCCGACGTGTTCTCCCGGCTGCTGTCCGACCGGATCATCTTCCTCGGCACGGAGATCGACGACGGGGTCGCGAACGTCGTCATCGCGCAGCTGCTGCACCTGCAGTCCGAGGACCCCGACAAGCCGGTTCACCTGTACCTGAACTCGCCCGGCGGCTCGGTGACGGCGCTGCTCGCGATCTACGACACGATGCAGTACATCCGGCCCGACGTGGCGACGTTCTGCCTCGGTCAGGCCGCGTCCGCCGCCGCGGTGCTGCTCGCGGCCGGGACGCCCGGGCAGCGGCACGTGCTGGAGCACGCGCGGGTGCTGCTGCACCAGCCGTCCGGCGGCGGCCAGGGGACCGCGGCGGACCTGGAGCTGCAGGCCGCCGAGATCCTGCGGCTGCGGGCCCAGGTGGACGAGGTCCTGTCCCGGCACACCGGCCGCACCGTCGAGCGCCTGCGCGCCGACACCGACCGCGACCTGGTCCTGACGGCCCAGCAGGCGGTCGACTACGGGATCGCGGACACGGTGGTCACCACGATCAAGCGCGCCACCCCGGCCGCGGCCTGA
- a CDS encoding helix-turn-helix domain-containing protein has translation MPQARPTTRPHPLAAGAGRVPEPPLRVLVGAILRRHRERQGRTLRDVADVARVSVPYLSEVERGRKEASSEVLAAVCRALGLRMVDLVGEAHAHLARAEGRVVLDLAAADAGAGAGATRVVPFPAPTSPTAVLLAA, from the coding sequence GTGCCGCAGGCCCGCCCGACCACCCGCCCGCACCCGCTCGCCGCGGGGGCCGGACGCGTCCCCGAGCCGCCGCTGCGCGTGCTGGTCGGCGCGATCCTGCGCCGGCACCGCGAGCGCCAGGGCCGCACCCTGCGGGACGTGGCCGACGTCGCGCGGGTCTCCGTCCCGTACCTGTCCGAGGTCGAGCGCGGCCGCAAGGAGGCGTCCTCCGAGGTGCTGGCCGCCGTGTGCCGGGCGCTCGGCCTGCGGATGGTGGACCTGGTCGGCGAGGCGCACGCCCACCTCGCGCGGGCCGAGGGCCGCGTGGTGCTGGACCTGGCCGCCGCGGACGCGGGCGCGGGCGCGGGCGCGACCCGGGTGGTCCCGTTCCCGGCCCCCACGTCCCCGACGGCGGTCCTCCTGGCGGCCTGA
- a CDS encoding LLM class F420-dependent oxidoreductase, with amino-acid sequence MRLGAHLMRFDAVEPARLRQELADTADAAEHAGLSWLSVMDHFFQMEPAGFPASDPMLEAYTTLGFLAARTETVQLGALVTGVTYRHPGLLAKIAATLDVLSGGRATLGIGAAWYEKEHLALGVPYPPLAERFERLDETLQICRQMWTPGADGPFEGTHYRLAETLCSPLPLSRPGRGPEVLIGGSGERKTLRLVAQYGDACNLFATTPDEVAHKLDVLRGHCDAVGRDYADIRVTVLMGGDELLTGDVDGFVAAARPYAGLGVESVILRPPSTSLAAWVRDHVAPAVPRLADLG; translated from the coding sequence ATGCGCCTCGGTGCCCACCTCATGCGGTTCGACGCGGTCGAGCCGGCCCGGCTGCGGCAGGAGCTCGCCGACACCGCCGACGCGGCGGAGCACGCCGGCCTGTCCTGGCTGTCCGTGATGGACCACTTCTTCCAGATGGAGCCCGCCGGCTTCCCCGCGAGCGACCCGATGCTCGAGGCGTACACGACGCTCGGGTTCCTGGCGGCCCGGACCGAGACGGTGCAGCTCGGCGCCCTGGTCACCGGCGTCACGTACCGGCACCCGGGCCTGCTCGCGAAGATCGCCGCGACGCTCGACGTGCTGTCCGGCGGCCGGGCGACGCTCGGCATCGGCGCCGCCTGGTACGAGAAGGAGCACCTGGCGCTGGGTGTGCCGTACCCGCCGCTGGCCGAGCGGTTCGAGCGGCTCGACGAGACCCTGCAGATCTGCCGGCAGATGTGGACGCCGGGCGCGGACGGCCCGTTCGAGGGCACGCACTACCGGCTGGCCGAGACGCTGTGCTCGCCGCTGCCGCTGAGCCGCCCGGGCCGCGGGCCGGAGGTGCTGATCGGCGGGTCGGGGGAGCGCAAGACGCTCCGGCTGGTCGCGCAGTACGGCGACGCCTGCAACCTGTTCGCGACGACGCCCGACGAGGTCGCGCACAAGCTGGACGTGCTGCGCGGGCACTGCGACGCGGTCGGCCGGGACTACGCCGACATCCGGGTCACCGTCCTCATGGGCGGGGACGAGCTGCTGACCGGCGACGTCGACGGCTTCGTCGCCGCGGCGCGCCCGTACGCGGGCCTCGGCGTGGAGTCCGTGATCCTGCGCCCGCCGTCGACGAGCCTGGCCGCCTGGGTCCGGGACCACGTGGCCCCGGCGGTGCCGCGGCTGGCCGACCTGGGCTGA
- a CDS encoding VOC family protein — MRGRADDGWWGVVIDAPEPVALATFYARVLGWQVVGDDPDHAVVAAPSGVAYLAVQRNADYVAPVWPPEPGRQQMMLHLDVEVVELDEAVADAVRLGARVADQQPQASVRVLLDPAGHPFCLYRDG, encoded by the coding sequence ATGCGGGGGCGCGCCGACGACGGCTGGTGGGGTGTGGTGATCGACGCGCCCGAGCCCGTGGCGCTGGCGACGTTCTACGCGCGGGTGCTGGGCTGGCAGGTCGTCGGCGACGACCCGGACCACGCCGTCGTGGCGGCCCCGAGCGGCGTCGCGTACCTCGCGGTGCAGCGGAACGCGGACTACGTGGCGCCGGTGTGGCCGCCGGAGCCGGGGCGCCAGCAGATGATGCTGCACCTCGACGTCGAGGTGGTCGAGCTCGACGAGGCGGTCGCGGACGCGGTCCGGCTGGGCGCGCGGGTCGCGGACCAGCAGCCGCAGGCGTCGGTGCGCGTGCTCCTCGACCCGGCCGGCCACCCGTTCTGCCTGTACCGGGACGGGTGA